The Candidatus Culexarchaeum yellowstonense region TTAAGGATAAGTTCATTCACTGGTTTACCAGATGAGGAAGTGAAGAATATGTCTTTAAAACACAAATATGGATTTTCTCTTGTGGAACTTCTGGTGGTTATTGCCATTATAGCAATTGCCTTGAGCTTTGGATCATATGTGATGAGTGTTTACCGAAATGCGGTGAGTATGAAGTTGCGTGATGATGTACTTGCCATGCTGGAAAAAGCAAGATTTCTGTCCATCACTTCCGTACCTCATGGAGTAAAATTTACTTCTGACAAGTTTATGTTAGTTGGGCTTAAGGATGGTATATGCAGTAGTGATAGTGCCATTCACTGCTATTCGGACGGAGATTGTGAGAACGGTTCATGCATGCCGGGAGATTACATGAAAACATCCGATGAAAATGATGAAAGCTATTTGTTTCCTTTGGAAGGGCAGAGTAGTATTATACCTTCCGGATATTCTGTATGTTGCTCATCCTCTTGCTCCGATTATATAATATGGTTCGATCGAAAAGGGGTTCCTCGTGATTATATATGGGGGCTTGGCCCGACAACAATAACCATAAAGTACTCTAATAGTGAAGTTGCTAAAATTGTTATAAGTCCTGCAGGAAGGATTCAGTATGAAAGGAAATAACCTTGTAAGATATTCTAATAGTGGTTTTACGCTTGTGGAGGTTCTGGTAGCAATGGTGTTTTTCTTAATATGTTCCGTAGGACTTCTGACCTTTACCATGATGAGCCTTAGTGAGAGAAAATCTATAGAAAGAAGAATCTTCGCTTACAGTATGCTTTCTGATGTTGTTGAAAGGTTGAGAAATATCCCGGATAGTAAGATTGTAAAACCTAATACTTCTCATGAGAGTAATTATATTGAATACAGTGGAGGAAAGGTAAAAACATGTGGGAGTGTAAGTGAAGGGGATCTGGATCCCTGGGAATTTGTAAATCCTGTTGGGAGTGGACA contains the following coding sequences:
- a CDS encoding prepilin-type N-terminal cleavage/methylation domain-containing protein encodes the protein MSLKHKYGFSLVELLVVIAIIAIALSFGSYVMSVYRNAVSMKLRDDVLAMLEKARFLSITSVPHGVKFTSDKFMLVGLKDGICSSDSAIHCYSDGDCENGSCMPGDYMKTSDENDESYLFPLEGQSSIIPSGYSVCCSSSCSDYIIWFDRKGVPRDYIWGLGPTTITIKYSNSEVAKIVISPAGRIQYERK